A genomic window from Mesorhizobium sp. 131-2-1 includes:
- a CDS encoding ABC transporter permease — MAPALAWLTALMVVPCALVLALAFFRRGIYGGIEYTFTLENFGQVLDPLYAGIFLNSARIAGTATLIAVIIGYAAAYAIAAAPRRLQPVFLFFAVLPFWSNYLIRTYAWIVLLNREGLVTQLLRWMGYAGEPPSMLYTEGAVIAGLVYNYLPFVILACYAPLSRLNPELAEASRDLGASALTTFRRIILPLTVPGIAAGAVFVFVLSIGNFVTPALLGGGRFQMIGNLVYDQFLTANDWPFGAALAMALIAIMLVVLMAQALLADRAAGRAREASGGADG, encoded by the coding sequence ATGGCGCCGGCTTTGGCCTGGCTGACGGCCCTGATGGTCGTGCCATGCGCGCTGGTGCTGGCGCTCGCCTTTTTCCGGCGCGGCATCTATGGCGGCATCGAATACACCTTCACGCTGGAGAATTTCGGCCAGGTCCTCGACCCGCTCTATGCCGGCATCTTCCTCAATTCGGCGCGCATCGCCGGCACCGCGACCCTGATCGCCGTCATCATCGGCTACGCCGCCGCTTATGCGATTGCCGCGGCGCCTCGCCGGCTGCAGCCGGTGTTCCTGTTCTTCGCCGTGCTGCCGTTCTGGTCGAACTACCTGATCCGCACCTATGCCTGGATCGTGCTGCTCAACCGCGAGGGCCTCGTCACCCAGTTACTGCGCTGGATGGGCTATGCGGGCGAGCCGCCGTCGATGCTCTACACTGAGGGCGCCGTCATCGCCGGCCTGGTCTACAACTACCTGCCCTTCGTCATCCTCGCCTGCTACGCGCCGCTATCGCGCCTCAACCCCGAACTGGCCGAAGCCTCGCGCGATCTCGGCGCGTCGGCTCTCACCACTTTTCGCCGCATCATCCTGCCCTTGACGGTGCCTGGCATCGCCGCCGGCGCGGTCTTCGTCTTCGTGCTGTCGATCGGCAATTTCGTCACCCCCGCTCTGCTCGGCGGCGGCCGCTTCCAGATGATCGGCAACCTCGTCTACGACCAGTTCCTGACCGCCAATGACTGGCCGTTCGGAGCCGCGCTCGCCATGGCGCTGATCGCCATCATGCTCGTGGTCCTGATGGCGCAGGCGCTGCTTGCCGACCGCGCCGCTGGTCGTGCCAGGGAAGCCAGCGGAGGCGCCGATGGCTGA
- a CDS encoding polyamine ABC transporter substrate-binding protein, translating into MNTALRHRSLRTSSIALGLALVLSAPAAAADLVISNWDGYMAPDAMAAFKTATGVSGEVVVHATNEEIMGKLVASGGKGYDVVFVSSPFAEVLNKLGLTEPIDHAKVPNLANLYPEATKLPHDVGNAFSVPYTWGTTGLCYRSDLVKTAPTSWSDLLAPADDLKGKTTMLATDRWLLAAGQLDKGFSVNETDPAKMAEVKDLLISAKKTLLAYDDTTFYSKLVSGEALLVQAWDGWCNYGIAEKPEIKYVIPKEGSDLWVDTMVVMKASEHKDAAFKFINFMLDAKNHAWAAQNIDYKVPNKPAMESLPADFLAKFPNMAMPVADLVKFEQLRDVGDAQRDYSKIVSEIKAAQ; encoded by the coding sequence ATGAACACCGCCCTGCGGCACCGTTCGCTCAGAACGTCTTCAATCGCGCTTGGCCTCGCACTGGTGCTTTCGGCGCCGGCCGCCGCCGCCGACCTCGTCATCTCCAACTGGGACGGCTACATGGCGCCGGACGCCATGGCCGCCTTCAAGACCGCGACGGGTGTTTCCGGCGAGGTCGTGGTCCACGCCACCAATGAGGAGATCATGGGCAAGCTCGTCGCCTCCGGCGGCAAGGGCTATGACGTGGTCTTCGTCTCCTCGCCCTTTGCCGAGGTGCTGAACAAGCTTGGCCTGACCGAGCCGATCGACCACGCCAAGGTCCCCAACCTCGCCAATCTCTACCCGGAGGCGACAAAGCTGCCGCACGATGTCGGCAATGCCTTCTCCGTCCCCTACACCTGGGGCACGACCGGCCTCTGCTACCGCTCGGACCTGGTCAAGACGGCGCCGACCAGCTGGAGCGACCTGCTTGCGCCTGCCGACGACCTCAAGGGCAAGACCACCATGCTGGCTACCGACCGCTGGCTGCTCGCCGCCGGCCAGCTCGACAAGGGCTTCTCCGTCAACGAGACCGACCCGGCCAAGATGGCCGAGGTCAAGGATCTGCTGATCTCGGCCAAGAAGACCCTGCTCGCCTATGACGACACCACCTTCTATTCGAAGCTGGTTTCCGGCGAGGCGTTGCTGGTGCAGGCCTGGGACGGCTGGTGCAACTACGGCATCGCCGAAAAGCCCGAGATCAAATACGTCATTCCGAAGGAAGGCTCGGATCTCTGGGTCGACACGATGGTGGTGATGAAGGCTTCCGAGCACAAGGATGCCGCCTTCAAGTTCATCAACTTCATGCTCGACGCCAAGAACCACGCCTGGGCGGCCCAGAACATCGACTACAAGGTGCCGAACAAGCCGGCGATGGAGAGCCTGCCGGCCGACTTCCTGGCCAAGTTCCCGAACATGGCGATGCCGGTGGCCGACCTCGTCAAGTTCGAGCAGCTGCGCGACGTCGGCGACGCCCAGCGCGACTATTCCAAGATCGTCAGCGAGATCAAGGCCGCGCAGTAG
- a CDS encoding GntR family transcriptional regulator gives MQAAARRPRTNHLDLAQRILDVARQRGFEPGAHLPEQQIASLCSVSRTPVRAALRLLTEQGVVRWEAATGYRLAVDLTTQATVATELPNTEEDELAEAILRDRSARRLDQTVTVSGLMRRYDAGRKTVLKALQRLTEENLVDRAPGQSWLFRRTPDDPEAQGESYEFRLLLEPAAILTPGFQLDGARAAALRQSMEALTGQADAAFDIKEFQRLDIEFHGMIADGSANRFVTDALSDHLRLRRLPGVYAGVNVFRLKQSLREHLTILDHLENRQYEVAADLLRVHLRLSRSQRPRAASRGAPALFGMISRPD, from the coding sequence ATGCAAGCGGCAGCCAGGCGACCTCGCACCAACCATCTCGATCTCGCGCAGCGGATCCTGGACGTCGCCAGGCAGCGCGGCTTCGAGCCCGGTGCCCATCTTCCCGAACAGCAGATCGCCTCGCTCTGCAGCGTTTCGCGGACTCCGGTGCGGGCGGCATTGCGCCTGCTCACGGAACAGGGCGTGGTGCGCTGGGAAGCCGCCACCGGCTATCGCCTCGCCGTCGACCTCACGACGCAGGCGACCGTCGCCACCGAATTGCCGAATACGGAGGAAGACGAGCTGGCCGAGGCGATCCTGCGCGATCGCTCGGCGCGGCGGTTGGACCAGACGGTGACCGTAAGCGGGCTGATGCGCCGGTACGATGCGGGTCGCAAGACGGTACTAAAAGCGCTTCAGAGACTGACGGAAGAAAATCTCGTCGACCGCGCGCCGGGCCAGTCCTGGCTGTTTCGCCGCACCCCCGACGATCCCGAGGCGCAAGGCGAGAGTTACGAGTTCCGTCTTTTGCTGGAGCCCGCCGCCATCCTGACGCCGGGGTTCCAACTCGACGGCGCGCGGGCGGCGGCACTTCGCCAGAGCATGGAGGCGCTGACGGGGCAGGCCGACGCGGCTTTCGACATCAAGGAGTTCCAGCGGCTGGACATCGAGTTCCACGGCATGATCGCCGACGGCTCGGCCAACCGCTTCGTCACCGACGCGCTGTCGGATCATCTGAGGCTGCGCCGGCTGCCCGGGGTCTATGCCGGCGTCAACGTGTTCCGACTGAAGCAGTCGCTGCGCGAGCACCTCACCATACTCGACCATCTGGAAAACCGGCAGTATGAGGTTGCCGCCGACCTGCTGCGCGTGCATCTGAGGCTGTCGCGCAGCCAGCGGCCGCGGGCGGCCAGCCGCGGCGCTCCGGCGCTGTTCGGCATGATCAGCCGGCCGGATTGA
- a CDS encoding glycosyltransferase, with protein sequence MTRKASPTIALFPEASFGAALNCVGIAQALRARGARPVFICHAGFSGVFADYGFQEYQLPTDDPLSDSERQSYWQAFVRRHLPHFRLSPVDQLETYVAPTWQAIVDTAVQAEAPLRQLLARLKPDAVVLDNVIMFPALAAAGCPWVRVISCAETELPDAEVPPYLSGLAADDPERAAFEARYLAAVAPAHERFNRMRADAGLAPLPKGLFLEASPDLNLLLTPAIVRRERAEPLDAARFTYLEGCVRSEGPFEVPVFPRNKGPLVYVSFGSLGAMDVGLIQRMLAVFDRLPARFIVNVGGLRDAYRAVPDNVYLDAWFPQPSVVAKSDLFIHHGGNNSFCEALRFGVPSLIMPYCWDGHDNARRAEETGVGSHIGRDGWTEGVLERAILGLLADDAMRARLKDNAAQMALKPGTDVAAEAILSLIRT encoded by the coding sequence GTGACGCGCAAAGCCAGCCCGACCATAGCGCTGTTCCCCGAAGCGAGCTTCGGCGCGGCGCTCAATTGCGTCGGCATCGCGCAGGCACTGCGCGCGCGCGGTGCCCGGCCGGTCTTCATCTGCCATGCCGGCTTTTCCGGCGTCTTCGCCGACTACGGCTTCCAGGAATACCAGTTGCCGACCGACGACCCGCTCAGCGACAGCGAGCGGCAGAGCTACTGGCAGGCCTTCGTGCGCCGCCATCTGCCGCATTTCCGGCTGAGCCCCGTCGACCAGCTCGAAACCTACGTCGCCCCGACATGGCAGGCGATCGTCGACACGGCGGTCCAGGCCGAGGCGCCGCTCAGGCAATTGCTGGCGCGGCTGAAGCCCGACGCGGTCGTGCTAGACAACGTCATCATGTTTCCGGCGCTCGCCGCAGCCGGCTGCCCGTGGGTGCGCGTCATCTCCTGCGCCGAGACGGAGCTGCCCGATGCCGAGGTGCCGCCCTATCTGTCCGGCCTTGCCGCCGACGACCCCGAGCGTGCCGCCTTCGAGGCGCGCTATCTCGCAGCGGTCGCTCCGGCGCATGAGCGGTTCAACCGGATGCGCGCGGATGCGGGCCTCGCGCCGCTGCCGAAGGGGCTGTTCCTGGAGGCGTCGCCCGACCTCAACCTGCTGTTGACGCCGGCCATCGTGCGTCGCGAGCGTGCCGAGCCGCTCGACGCCGCGCGCTTCACCTATCTCGAGGGCTGTGTCCGCTCCGAAGGGCCATTCGAGGTTCCGGTCTTTCCGCGCAACAAAGGGCCGCTGGTCTATGTCAGCTTCGGCAGCCTGGGCGCCATGGATGTCGGGCTGATCCAGCGCATGCTGGCGGTGTTCGACAGGCTGCCCGCCCGGTTCATCGTCAATGTCGGCGGCCTGCGCGATGCCTACCGCGCGGTGCCCGACAATGTCTATCTCGATGCCTGGTTCCCGCAGCCCTCAGTGGTGGCGAAATCGGACCTCTTCATCCATCACGGTGGCAACAACAGCTTTTGCGAGGCGCTGCGCTTCGGGGTGCCGTCGCTGATCATGCCCTATTGCTGGGACGGGCACGACAATGCGCGACGCGCCGAGGAGACCGGTGTCGGCAGCCATATCGGCCGCGACGGCTGGACCGAGGGAGTATTGGAGAGAGCGATTCTCGGCCTGCTGGCCGACGATGCGATGCGCGCCCGCCTGAAGGACAATGCAGCGCAAATGGCGCTGAAGCCTGGAACGGATGTGGCCGCCGAAGCGATCCTCTCTTTGATACGGACATGA
- a CDS encoding glutamine synthetase family protein: MPENHMMTLPPMSGANDPKSWLAAHAISEVECLVPDMNGVLRGKALPAAKFLKALEDRALYLPSSAFLVSIDGRYSGSIDEGFAYQDPDMRMMPDVGTLCLAPGGGPGKAYVFADAFHMDDRPWMASPRHVLRAVLDLYRQRGWRAVVAPELEFYLTAPNPDPDRPLTAPAGRNGRAESVQHPYDMAALEEFEPVIQRIYAHAAAAGLPLDTLIHESGTAQLEINFLHGDALTLADKVLLFKRLTRQAAQQSGMHATFMAKPIAAQAGSSMHLHMSVVDEAGNTLFAGSDDADTAMFGHFIGGLQKYVPEIMPLFAPNVNSYRRIRPNHSAPANIEWSHDNRSCGLRVPAGGRAARRVENRLPGADANPYLAIAGSLLAGYLGVEEKIARSAEASGNAYKIKSTLPKTMEEALDRFTTCAPVRALLGEDFFQTYLRVKSVELDLFQSVVTSWERDHLLLKV, encoded by the coding sequence ATGCCTGAAAACCATATGATGACCCTGCCGCCGATGAGCGGCGCCAATGATCCGAAAAGCTGGCTGGCCGCGCACGCGATCAGCGAAGTCGAATGCCTCGTGCCCGACATGAACGGCGTGCTGCGCGGCAAGGCCCTGCCGGCGGCGAAATTCCTCAAGGCGCTGGAGGATCGCGCGCTCTATCTGCCGAGCAGCGCCTTCCTGGTCAGCATAGACGGCCGCTATTCCGGCTCGATCGACGAAGGGTTCGCCTATCAGGATCCGGACATGCGCATGATGCCTGATGTCGGCACACTTTGCCTGGCGCCCGGCGGCGGCCCGGGCAAGGCCTATGTGTTTGCCGATGCCTTCCACATGGACGATCGTCCCTGGATGGCCTCGCCGCGTCATGTCTTGCGGGCGGTGCTCGATCTCTATCGCCAGCGCGGCTGGCGGGCGGTGGTGGCGCCGGAGCTCGAATTCTATCTCACCGCGCCAAACCCCGACCCCGATCGTCCGCTGACCGCGCCGGCCGGGCGCAACGGCCGCGCCGAAAGCGTGCAGCATCCCTATGACATGGCGGCGCTGGAGGAGTTCGAGCCGGTCATCCAGCGCATCTACGCGCATGCGGCGGCCGCCGGGTTGCCCCTCGATACGCTGATCCATGAATCGGGTACGGCGCAGCTCGAGATCAACTTCCTGCATGGCGACGCGCTGACGCTGGCCGACAAGGTGCTGCTGTTCAAGCGCCTGACCAGGCAGGCGGCGCAGCAAAGCGGCATGCACGCCACTTTCATGGCGAAGCCCATCGCGGCGCAGGCCGGCAGCTCGATGCATCTCCACATGTCGGTTGTCGACGAGGCCGGCAACACGCTTTTCGCCGGAAGCGACGATGCCGACACTGCAATGTTTGGGCATTTTATCGGCGGTCTGCAGAAATACGTCCCTGAAATCATGCCGCTGTTTGCGCCGAACGTGAATTCGTATCGTCGCATCCGCCCCAACCACAGCGCGCCGGCCAATATCGAATGGTCGCACGACAACCGCTCATGCGGCCTGCGCGTGCCGGCCGGTGGCCGCGCCGCGCGGCGGGTGGAGAACCGGCTGCCGGGAGCCGATGCCAATCCCTATCTGGCGATCGCCGGCTCGCTTCTCGCAGGCTATCTCGGCGTGGAGGAGAAGATCGCGCGCTCGGCGGAAGCATCGGGCAATGCCTACAAGATCAAGAGCACACTGCCGAAGACCATGGAGGAGGCGCTCGACCGGTTCACCACCTGCGCGCCGGTGCGGGCGCTGCTCGGCGAGGATTTCTTCCAGACCTATCTGCGCGTCAAGAGCGTCGAGCTCGACCTGTTCCAGAGCGTCGTGACGTCCTGGGAACGCGACCACCTTTTGCTCAAGGTGTGA
- a CDS encoding NAD(P)/FAD-dependent oxidoreductase, translating to MVSSSTGFNSGLDIGKSYYVATANPAPDHPALIGDVEADLVVVGGGCTGLSAALHAAERGLRVVLLEGGRIGWGASGRNGGQMIPGLRKGAKGLVKAYGPERAKALFDLAFEARGLVLDIIGRHAIDCDLRLTGHLVGAVNSSDLKDLEDEAECLARVMNFRDVEILSAAEARGKVDTPYHGAMYEPLGGHMHPLNYTLGLARAAVAAGVVIHENSVALRLEREPSIRVSTAKGSVRAKHVVLAGDALLQGLEPRVNSRIMPVGNYIVATEPLEGKRSVIPANVAVSDTRFVVNYYRMSADGRLLFGGGERYTPSPPADIAGFVRPHMEQTFPQLKGCRIDHAWGGLVSVTTSRLPHVGHYGEVYFAHGYSGKGVILSTLSGKLLAEAITGDSARLDLFATLSPLPFPGGTALRGPLYVLGMLWYAMRDRIKH from the coding sequence ATGGTTTCCAGTTCGACGGGTTTCAATTCCGGTCTCGATATCGGCAAATCCTATTATGTCGCCACCGCCAATCCGGCGCCGGATCATCCGGCGCTCATCGGCGATGTCGAGGCCGACCTGGTGGTGGTCGGCGGCGGCTGCACCGGCCTGTCGGCGGCGCTCCACGCTGCCGAGCGCGGGCTGAGGGTGGTGCTGCTCGAAGGCGGCAGGATCGGCTGGGGCGCATCGGGCCGCAATGGCGGCCAGATGATCCCCGGCCTGCGCAAGGGCGCCAAGGGTCTGGTCAAGGCCTACGGGCCGGAACGGGCGAAGGCGCTGTTCGACCTCGCCTTCGAGGCGCGCGGCCTGGTGCTCGACATCATCGGGCGTCACGCCATCGACTGCGACCTCAGGCTCACCGGCCATCTGGTCGGCGCGGTGAACAGCTCCGACCTCAAGGACCTGGAAGACGAGGCCGAGTGCCTGGCCAGGGTGATGAATTTTCGTGACGTCGAGATCCTGTCGGCCGCGGAAGCACGCGGCAAGGTCGACACACCCTATCACGGCGCCATGTACGAGCCGCTCGGCGGCCACATGCATCCGCTGAACTACACGCTCGGCCTTGCCCGTGCGGCGGTCGCGGCAGGCGTCGTCATCCACGAGAACTCGGTCGCTTTGCGGCTGGAGCGGGAGCCTTCAATCAGGGTCTCGACGGCAAAGGGATCGGTGCGGGCGAAACATGTCGTGCTGGCCGGCGACGCGCTGCTGCAGGGACTGGAGCCACGCGTCAACAGCCGCATCATGCCGGTCGGCAACTACATCGTCGCCACCGAGCCGCTGGAGGGCAAGCGCAGTGTCATCCCGGCCAATGTCGCGGTGTCCGACACGCGCTTCGTCGTCAACTACTACCGGATGTCGGCGGACGGGCGGCTGCTTTTCGGCGGCGGCGAGCGCTACACACCGTCGCCGCCGGCCGACATCGCCGGCTTCGTGCGGCCGCATATGGAACAGACCTTCCCGCAATTGAAGGGCTGCCGCATCGATCACGCCTGGGGCGGCCTGGTGTCGGTGACGACGTCGCGCTTGCCGCATGTCGGGCACTATGGCGAGGTCTATTTCGCGCATGGCTATTCCGGCAAGGGCGTCATCCTGTCGACGCTGTCCGGCAAGCTGCTGGCCGAGGCGATCACCGGCGATTCCGCGCGGCTCGACCTGTTCGCGACGCTCAGCCCGCTGCCGTTCCCCGGCGGCACGGCGCTGCGCGGTCCGCTCTATGTGCTGGGCATGCTGTGGTACGCGATGCGCGACCGCATCAAGCACTGA
- a CDS encoding L-2-amino-thiazoline-4-carboxylic acid hydrolase, with translation MTDPEARAEKLSRELDSAFRNRADLYRLFLDELTAELGAERAEAVMIRTIEQRGREVAAVAFADFGPNDARAIGEAFLAVSPDGGHMYPTDVERNATHIAFRVKRCPLKDAWVEAGVGEEKLATLCRIAGAFDRGLFEATGVRFDNVTWTPGHGSGCCHIALTNRDAG, from the coding sequence ATGACCGACCCCGAGGCCAGAGCCGAAAAATTGTCGCGCGAGCTCGACTCCGCTTTCCGCAACCGGGCCGATCTCTACCGTCTGTTCCTCGACGAACTGACCGCGGAGCTCGGCGCCGAGAGGGCCGAGGCGGTGATGATCCGCACCATCGAGCAGCGCGGCAGGGAAGTGGCGGCGGTGGCCTTCGCCGATTTCGGACCCAACGATGCGCGGGCGATCGGCGAGGCGTTTCTGGCCGTAAGCCCGGATGGCGGCCACATGTACCCGACCGATGTCGAGCGCAACGCGACCCACATCGCCTTCAGAGTGAAGCGCTGTCCGCTGAAGGACGCCTGGGTCGAGGCAGGCGTCGGCGAGGAAAAGCTCGCCACGCTCTGCCGCATCGCCGGCGCCTTCGACCGTGGCCTGTTCGAGGCGACCGGCGTGCGCTTCGACAACGTCACCTGGACGCCGGGCCACGGTTCCGGCTGCTGCCACATCGCGCTGACCAACAGGGATGCCGGCTAA
- a CDS encoding ATP-binding cassette domain-containing protein, giving the protein MSTPLLAVSGLTKRYRRGGKAVSAVNDVSFAIEPGETLALAGPSGSGKSTIARLVLRLIEPDAGTIQFEGGDFRSLGGAALRAKRARLQMVFQDPLAAFNPRATVARVLDDPLRIHDLASRTERPRRIAALLERVGLASDLAPRAIHEISGGQRQRVAIARAIATNPSLIVLDEAVSALDVSVRGQILDLLLDLQATERIAYLFISHDLGVVRAIAHRLAILDAGRIAETGDARAVIAAPQSAIGKALVAATPRLDRNPAL; this is encoded by the coding sequence ATGAGCACGCCATTGCTGGCCGTTTCCGGCCTGACCAAGCGCTATCGCCGCGGTGGCAAGGCGGTCTCCGCCGTCAACGACGTTTCCTTCGCGATCGAGCCCGGCGAGACGCTGGCGCTCGCCGGCCCGTCCGGCAGCGGCAAATCGACCATTGCGCGGCTGGTGCTAAGGCTGATCGAGCCGGACGCCGGCACCATCCAGTTCGAAGGCGGCGATTTCCGCTCGCTGGGCGGAGCGGCCCTGCGCGCAAAGCGCGCGCGGCTGCAAATGGTGTTCCAGGATCCGCTCGCTGCCTTCAACCCGCGCGCCACCGTGGCGCGCGTGCTCGACGATCCGTTGCGCATCCATGACCTCGCCTCGCGCACTGAGCGCCCGCGCCGCATTGCCGCCCTGCTGGAACGCGTCGGCCTGGCTTCCGATCTTGCGCCGCGCGCCATCCATGAAATCTCCGGCGGCCAGCGCCAGCGCGTCGCCATCGCGCGCGCTATTGCGACCAATCCCTCGCTGATCGTGCTGGACGAAGCCGTCTCGGCGCTCGACGTCTCGGTGCGCGGCCAGATCCTGGACCTGCTGCTCGACCTGCAAGCCACGGAACGGATCGCCTATCTGTTCATTTCGCATGATCTCGGCGTCGTCCGCGCCATCGCCCATCGCCTCGCCATTCTCGACGCCGGGCGGATCGCCGAGACCGGCGACGCCCGCGCCGTCATTGCGGCACCGCAATCGGCGATCGGCAAGGCGCTGGTGGCAGCGACGCCAAGACTGGATAGGAACCCAGCACTATGA
- a CDS encoding ABC transporter ATP-binding protein — MTALLSIRDLSVAYRGNGVEVPALQGVGLEIEAGERLAIIGESGSGKSTLALAIAGLLPGSARIEGQIDWFLPSSAGAKAPPSVLPDISPARGEISTFAVGSPPATLEIGESSDDSSISPLAGEMSGRTEGGVKELQPKFVPLLGRDTGFVFQDPSASLDPVMPIGKQIAEVAHTHLNLGWPRAYAKARTLLERVRLPDPGAAMRAYPHQLSGGQKQRVAIAAAIAAGPRLLIADEATSALDTIVQAEIVSLIRRLVAEDGMTLLFISHDIALAAELAERIAVFRHGKLLELGTTAEIVNAPRHAYTRALLDAHLGLDTGPLRRTGAPA, encoded by the coding sequence CCTGGAGATCGAGGCCGGTGAGCGCCTGGCCATCATCGGCGAAAGCGGTTCTGGCAAGAGCACGCTGGCGCTGGCGATCGCTGGGTTGCTGCCGGGGTCTGCCAGGATTGAGGGGCAGATCGATTGGTTCTTGCCATCAAGCGCGGGTGCCAAGGCACCCCCCTCTGTCCTGCCGGACATCTCCCCCGCAAGGGGGGAGATCAGCACCTTCGCCGTTGGCTCTCCTCCTGCAACGTTGGAGATTGGCGAAAGCAGCGATGACAGCTCAATCTCCCCCCTTGCGGGGGAGATGTCCGGCAGGACAGAGGGGGGTGTGAAGGAACTCCAGCCTAAGTTCGTTCCCCTCCTCGGCCGCGACACCGGCTTCGTCTTCCAGGATCCCTCCGCCAGCCTCGACCCGGTCATGCCGATCGGCAAGCAGATCGCCGAAGTCGCCCACACGCATCTCAACCTCGGCTGGCCTCGAGCCTACGCCAAAGCCAGAACCCTGCTCGAACGCGTCCGCTTGCCTGACCCTGGCGCCGCCATGCGCGCCTACCCGCACCAGCTTTCCGGCGGCCAGAAGCAGCGCGTGGCGATCGCCGCGGCAATTGCCGCCGGGCCAAGACTGCTGATCGCCGACGAGGCGACCAGCGCACTCGACACCATCGTGCAGGCCGAGATCGTGTCGCTCATCCGGCGGCTGGTGGCCGAGGACGGCATGACGCTTCTGTTCATCAGCCACGACATTGCGCTCGCCGCCGAGCTTGCTGAACGCATTGCCGTATTCCGCCATGGCAAGTTGCTCGAGCTCGGCACGACGGCGGAGATCGTCAACGCCCCGCGCCACGCCTACACGCGCGCACTGCTCGACGCCCATCTCGGCCTCGACACCGGGCCTCTGCGGCGCACCGGAGCGCCGGCATGA